From the Hevea brasiliensis isolate MT/VB/25A 57/8 chromosome 13, ASM3005281v1, whole genome shotgun sequence genome, the window tatcCATTGTGATCGtcataatattgcaataaattcaaattaaatgaTATGAAAACTAATACAGAAAAAAGTGTGACCATAAAGGCATCTCATGAAAAGAAATCAGAAATGAGCAACTTTATTACCGTGACGTCATCACCAGGATGATGGTTTCTCTCACAAACTTGGACCTGGAGAAGGCAAATTTAAAAAGTTCAACTTCCAACTCAATTGATTGACAGTCAAGAAGAATATAAGCAAATATTTACTCCATAACTAATTAGCATATAGAATGCACATTGAAAGAATTGAGGTGCATAGCCGCATGCCATTTCCCACACAAATAATAATTAAAGACAAAAAGTTGCACAAGACAAGAAACGAAACAAAATGGATCAACCTACATGAGAGTGAAACTGTGAATAGATTGGTTTCCTTTTCTTGACCGAGAACCTATTACTACAAGGTCCAGCACTGAACAATGGAAGCATAGAACTTGATCTTTAGACACCATTCTCACCACATTCACCcagaaaaagaaggaaaaaaggGGGAAGAAAAAATACACTATAATATAATAGAGAATGTCATAAACATTGTGATGTCGAACAAAGAACAATAAGGAACAAATCCTTAGGAGAAAGAGAACtaattcttaataattttatttatctcaataataatcATAGTCAAAAAAATACTGAATAATAGAAAATTAGCTCTATTTATAGAGCTTACAACCCTAATCAAATTGGATTAGGAAACCCTAATTCATATCTAATTAGGaatattaaactaattaaattatcaaaataaaataattcttaaaCATAACAATAGCAATAGATTTCCTAAACAAATGAAACactaattttctaattttaaatggAATAATATTCCTAAATTGTAGTAGGATTTTCATCTTCCCTTTCTGCATTACATTGTTGCATGTCCAGTTGTCCACTGAGAGAATGAAGAAAAGGTGAAAACAATTTCCTAAAAAAGCAAAGGTATCTTATTTGCTTCATAGACAAAGATGCTGCAAGCACCAGAATTAGAAACTGCTTATATCAGAAAATAGGATCAAAAGAAAAACTACAACAAGCTCATTAAATGAAAATCAATAAAAACTAAATGGAATGGTGATATTAAACATCTTCACCTCAGAAATTCCACGGTCATCAAATAGACTATATAGCTGAATGGAATAGTTCTCTGTACGCAAGGCAATTAAGCCAGCATTGTTATCAAAGGCAACCCCACTACATAAGCCTTTGTATGTCTCAGGAAATGAACAAGGAAGCTGAAAAATAAAGCACAAGAACTTCTCAATGGATTATTATTTGGCTGAACAATATAAAGCGCAAAAATTTCTCAACAGATTAATATTTCCAAATAAACAGCATTAAATTGAAAATACAaggaataaaaatataaaatattgaacCAGCTAGGTGCAGAAGGATTTTGTGGCGCAGGATCAATTCTCATAAAAATGGGGCATAGATATAAGACAAACAACATAACTATCCACAGCACCCTAAATTAAAGGCAGATTTTTGTGGCACTGCTTAAGCTTTGAGTCAATGCAATCCAGATGGATGTCAAGCAAGCAAAAATAACATAGGGACTTCCACACAAGTAGGTTTGCATACCAAATCATGCAACAGAATTCTGCTACTAAATCTTTACATTCTTGGACATGAGATGGATACCTGAGACGCACACTCTTTTTTAAAACTTACAGCTAATCAAGGCAATTCTGAATTTTTTAAGGCTTAATTAACATGTTAAACAGGGATTCATTTCAGATACCCCTCACAAGTCAAACACTCTCATTGATGAAAGAATCAAAGAAGCTGATTTGGAGCTGTCTTCATACTTTCTGATTTGGAGCTGTCTTCATACTTGCtggattctctcattttcttaaaaaaaagatGGAATCTTACTTCTTATCAAACGGATAAAGTCAATCTCGGATAGTTTGCTCTAGATATTAGGTTTCTTGATGCCAATTCACAGGTCTCCACTGTATAAAAGGATTAGACCCCTGACAtacaaataaaaaatacataccttGTGCagctttagctattttctttttCTAAATTACCCCATTTATCTCACCCATTTTTGAAACCCTAGATTAATTTAGAAGTTCTTTTTGTTTTCACCATTAGTCATCACATAACTCTCAAATCTTGTTGGTTATGATTGAAAATCAGCTCATCCCATGTGTTATATCTTAATTTAATGATGCATAAATCATTCTCTTTTGTGGCATAACATACCAGGAAAAATGCATATGagtaaaagaataaaaataaaaggtCCTAGTTAGCATGTGAACCAAACATATCCAAGTCCTACTTCCTAGGAAATAAATTGCAAGAATCTTAAATCCCAGGAGAAGGAAAACTCCttgagaagtagatcatggagaactAAATGACGCCATGATATCTCTCGGAACCCATGCCTTTCTCTCCATATCctctttcttcttcctcatttttgtTTATTCTTTGTTTTTCATTACTTCACCTAATACTCTTATCCTGCTCCTTGGAAAAAAAAAGTTAACTCATATTTCTCATTTCAATCAATAAAATATGCAGTAGTCATCCACAAATAAACAGCCAATCATATACAAAGTTATAAACAAGCTAGTAAGGTTTGCAAATATATAAAAACTAACCTTGATCCCTGAAATGGACTTCAAAATTTCCATAGAAGGCATTTTCAATAAATGTATTTGATTATCTGCACAAGATATCTAAGGAACATAGTTTTAGTAAAACAAACTAGATTTAGAAATTCTATTTCCCTGCAAATGAATTCCACTTACAGAGGAAAGAGAAGGATCTGGAGAATCTGTGAAGTATAGGAGTGGAGATCCAATTCGTGGTAAAAATTTCTTCTTCCCTGTGTCTAGTTGCCAAACCACAAGAACTCCTTCCTTTCCACCTAAACACCAATAACATTGCAAATGAATAAAGAAACAACCCAGAGTAGCAAGCTACCCAGAGTAGCAAGCTATTAAAAAGAATATCCAAATCCAATAAGGTATACCATGCCAATTATGTCTGACATTATCAATGCTTTTATGGTAATTACGCATCTTCTACCATTTCTAATTGCAACATTGAGAAACTTTTGAACTAAAGCCAAAAGGGAGCACATCTCAACTAATAAAGTTTGTATCAGAAAATATCTACCGGAAGCAAAGTTTGTTAAATGTGAGAATTGAAGAAACTGCATATTCAACATCCACAAATAGCTATGACATATGCAGTTCATTTATCACATAAGATATACTAATCCAACCATCACACTTGTCAACTCCAAGAACATTTCATAAATGGCCCATCCATTTTCGTAATCAAACCTGTATATGGTTAGGCTACTAGCATGGCAGGGTGAAAAGAAGGCCCTGCCAGCTTAAACATGTGTATTATGGTTTCATTACCTGAATACAAATAGGCTCCATCAGAAGAGAAAAAGAGGGTATTTACTTCAGCAGCGTGCCAATGCCATGTCGTGCAGCAATCAGCATCATCATTACCCCTCACTCCGGGTCTTTCTTCCTCATTATTCACTGATCTTCCTCCATCACCTATGGCAAATGTTCTATTTCCATAACCCCTCCAAATTAAAATTCTCCCAGTCACATCTCCTGCAGCAAGAATTCTCTGagttgggtggaatgcagtaactGTCATATTTTTTGTATGACGCAGTGTGATCTTCTTAGCCATTGTACGATCGGAATCTGCACTGGGGACTTTCCATATATGAAGCTTGCGCTTGATCCGGATGCCAATATATTTTCCACAGGAGCTAATAGTTATCAATTCTGGTTGCTTTGTCTGTCAAGGTAACGAAGACAATATCAAAAACTTTGAACCACACATGCAAAacgttaagaaaataaaataaaatcaactgcTTGGATGAAACAACATATTCCTAAGAAGCTTAACAATAACATGAACATATTTAATGCAGTCATGGTTGAGGATTTTGTGGGTATTTCATACTACTTCTTTAATTTCAAAAACTTGAGAGGTTTTGCGTATAGTTTACCCGTACAATCTTTGACAGGTAGTTGGCCCATTATTTTACAGGTAACTCAATTTTAAAGTTGTGATTTCATTTCACAGGCGTCTTTTTAAGGAGGATAATACCTATAATTTATGCAATTCTAGAACATATCACATCGAGTTTTGGACTTCTGATAACTAGTTGGTGTGGTGACAAACAGTTTAATTGATATTTGTACAAAAGCGAAATTAAGAAACACTTCCATAATCTCTTTCTGGAatgagccaaaaaaaaaaaagaaaagaaaaaaagaaaaaaaagctaACCAACATTCTCTGAGACACAACTGCTTTGCTTAGAGAAATATGTTTAGATAAATGACCAAAAATACATTTTTCAATAAGAATACAAATTCAAACTTCTAACAAATCAAGGCAGTTAGCCAAAAGAGTAttttggattaaaaaaaaaaaatcagtttctTTTAACAACAAAAGATCAGCAGGTCTCAGCCAACACCTCAATTCAAGTAGTAAGAATTTCTGAAATTTTCTAAAACCAATTGAACTATTTTTCCTGAGCACCATATGCAATCAATATTGAGTATCTTAGCATATCAATCAGAGTATACTTGTTAGTACATATGTTTTTTATAATGTCTTTACTGAGTTGTCAACATCCAAAAGAAATAAGTACATCATAAACCAGTGTGTATTAATGTGATCATTACATTGACTTTCACCTTCAAATCAACTTCATAACTTCAAATTACCTTCTCTTACTTTCAAATTCCAAATCATTTTATAATGGaaaaaacataatacataaagatgTAGCAAAGAGTATGTAAGAATTCAATGATATGAAATTCCACCTCTGCCAAAGTTACTCCACCAACCAGACGTGAGTCCGTCAAGTTACATTTCCTAATTTGCCCACATAAAGCTTTTGACTGCTTTTCTGGTTCTTTAGTACCTTCAACAGACAAATAGGCAAAAATTTTTGCTGGTTTTTCATTGTTCTCAGCTGGTTGGCTTAATATAGATGGAATCACCTGACAATAAGATTAAAAAATGATATCACCATTTACCTTCATATGCAAAATGAAGAGATGAAAAGCAATTATGATATGATAATTCCCTGTTTGAGACAAAGGAATTCCATCACGGTATTCATTTACAATTCCATCCTTGTCACATTTGGAAATCCAAAAGAATGCATTTGAATATCTGTAGTTTCAGCTCCATAGAATTCAATATCCTCAAAGATTTATACCAATTAAACTACATAATTAATTAGAGTTCAATGTCCTCCATTGTTTCATTAAGTTACAAACCAATCTCTCTCCCTTAATTCACACTTTAAAATTCAATTGAATATGTTTGAAATGCATTCATTTAAATTCATTGAATTCCAGATTGTGATAAATACCTTaccaaatctctctctctctctctctctcacacacacacacacacacacacacacacacacacacagtctCCCTTAATTCATGCTTTCCTTTAACTAATACATGTAGAACTTTTTTATACAacgaaaaattcaattcaataggTTTGAAATGCATTCATTTAAATTTATTGAATTCCAGATGATAATAAATACCATAAAAAACATAAGAATTTGGTAAGTTTGTCCTTTGAATTCTACAAATTTATAAGCAATTTTTCCCCTTTTAGTCCTTTTGTGAGCTACACAAGGGGGATAACCCTCCCCATCGCCATAAAATTCTCAACCTCAATCCCAGTGAGTTCATACAAGCTTGGACCAATGCTGCAATCAAACTTTTGATCACTACTCTAGCATTGCTAGTATCAGCAGATAGGCCAAACTGGGCCCAATCCAATCTAAATTCGTTAAAAGTGACCTAATTTACAGTTCAATTCATATAAACTGAAATTGCAGAATCACTTGACTAGGTTCAATTCATTGCCGGACCTAGCAGTGGTAACATAAAAAATGAAAATGTCAAAGACAGTCAATGCACCCAAATTTCCGCCTTATATTTAACTTCATTGATCATCAAGATCATCTAAAAATATAGTaacaaaacaaagaaaaaattcaGCTTCAaatagattttgctcataattacCATGGAGTAAATGGGGAACTTAATATCTATTGTCTTGATCAACTCAGGCACCGAAAAATCCCAATATCGAATAGTCCCATCAAGAGACGCCGTCCAACAATAGCACAATATCTTACTCGCCGAACTCGTCGCCGGAGCCACAACCACCGCCGTCACAAGCGCCGTGTGACCTTCCAGAGATGTTATCTACAacgagaaaaaataaataaataaataaataactgaaaaaaaaattatgaggcCTACAAcagtaattataattataattacaataaagagggggaaaaaaaaaaaccagtAAGCCGGTAGCCGTGCTGAAGATGGAGACGGCGTTGCCAGAGCAAACGAGGAGTCGTTTGGTGTCGTTGGAGAAGGCTGGTGGCGAAGAAACGTAGTTTTTACCGCCCCTTATCATGTTGAGAAAGAGAGAGAGCTGGAATTGAAAGACGTGATGGATGAAATGTTATCAGAGTAGTGTGGTTTTCCGGTCGGCTGTTTATTCTTGCTGGATAGACAAAACCCTAAACGTTTAAACCCTGCCTTTCTCGTCCTTGCATCAACGtacttggttttttttttttcctccaacGCACTTGGTTaagatttatatttttatataaatctaTTATTTAATCTAGGTCATACGTTACAGGCTTTTAAGCAATTTTCAATCATTAATAGAATATTatgtgaaaataataataattcaaagCATAAAAAcaaggaagaaaaaaaattataaaaattaattaataaccaGAATTCATATACCTTCGTGTagataatttatttatgaaatctgtttttcatttacatatgtaggaatatttttcttttttaaaatttttaaagaattaTTGAGAGTTTTTATATATTgagaattattattataaaattaataagattTAGAGTGTTAACATAAAAATTAGAGCTAAAGTCAATGgcaaatcttaaaaaaaaaaaaaattctagatcACCATAGAAAAAATTTttgtggtaaattttttttttaatataaaaagtgCATCAATTGActtctcatttaaaaaaaaaaactgcatCTATCATTAAAAAAATAGCCAAAAAATGTTTTAGAGTTGACATATAAAAAACCTTTTTGTGTAgtcaagatttaaaaaaaaataaaaagagtgtGTTTAcactaaaaaataattatttattaattatttttaagcctaagaattaattaaaataattttttataaaattaattttattttattaatttaattaatctgtggccttagataattaataattaaattaataatagttATTGGATAACTATCCAAAAAAAAGGTAGTTGACAGCAGTTTTAAGCAGTGGACAAGTGATTACAAATAACTACAAAACGTGACAAAGTGTGTTCCAGAATATTCTAAATACCTATAGGTAGAACTATAAAAGTCAAATACGCTGCAACGTGAAAAACCCCCAATAACATCAAACAACAACAACTCAACCAGATTCAAACAatcttttatctttattttatcaGTCGTTTGTTTTTCAAAGCTCTTACATTTAATTTCAAGCATCATACTTTCCTTTTAAACAATCAAAGCATCAATTCCAGTTCACTTGCCTTCAATTACTTGTCATCCGTGAAATTGACAAAGCTGTGTATAGTAGAATTAGTTCCCACAATCATTTGATTTGAGAAGTTAGAGCGCAATCTTAGGTGATATACTTAATATCTGGCACGTTCGTGCAACCGTAAGCTGTAAGACAATAATTTTTGGCATGCCCAATGGGATAGATCTCAGTTCCACACATTTTTCAAAACAACAAACAATACTGTTTTTATTTTTGCAAACAACACCATGCCTCTAAAAACTAAAAGTGCTCTAGGCAAAAAAACCACCGGGTCTCAAGACACAAAGGGGAGTCATATAGCAATTGGCCCAAATCTTTAAGTTCCTCTTATGGTGGAACAATTTGAGAAATGACCAACTACTCAtagagaagaagagcagaatctATATGTGTTAGAAACTATACATACCTTGACCAACGCTACAAACCAGGAGCAAGGTGATTTAGTTTTTGTTATTAATGAAAGAAACCTCGCAGGAACCATCACTAATGTCCTAGAAAAAGGCATAGGAAGGCAGATGAATATAACTCTCGATAAAATTAATGCAAATACGGAGAAGATTATTTTGCTAATTTATTCATTGGCTAAAAAGTTTAATTTGCCTATTTTGTTACCTTTTGATGGTTAAGTCTCTAGGCCAGAACAATCTGACACAGTACCCAAAGGTGCTAGGGAGCCCAGGAGGCAAATCTAGTCTCAAACTCCACAGGGCAATGCTGAGGGAAGCCATGCCAACAACGAGGAAATATACCAGCCACTCCACAAGAGATAAGAACAGGTGACTGGCCAAATAAGAACGCCAGTTCAAATCAATTGCCCCAACGGCCAAATAAGAACACTAACCTAGTTACTCACCCTAGTGTTTATGATATAGAAGCAGTTGCAGGTCCTCAAGTGGCACTAACTCTCTAGCAGCAGTAAGTGTAGATGGCCCAGGTGACTTTTAGCTCTTTTAGCTAGGAGGGCAACAACTTTAGAGGAactataatgtaacaccctcactgtagcaattccgtacattctactgttccggtgaccggtgtcggttcggacagctagaatgtctggaaaaataattagactagagtgaggagtcataaataactcaaatattaataagaaaaatttaggaaaaattttagaaataaaatacaatcaagttaaatgagccagtgccctagcgatgggtaacccagcgggaagttgcggttctcgcaactaggagccctagactcgggagaaaattcataaaataatttttaggacttcagagaagagtcattgaggtttctatggcattagaatgccaagaaaaaggcttagaaaaatttttcaatcggtacggacaattttggcccgttaagccaaacggagggcattttggtcatttcgccttcagatacgatttttgaccgacttgtccagttaagtaaataattattatgatctaaaatgtgaataaatattgttaaaaattgaattgaaaatgagtagaaaagaaaagaaaagaaaaaatgaaagaaattgggaattatgacatcacgtgatgtcattaacatgcccccacccaatcacaacttgacaaacaaattaaaagggataaaaactaattaaaaagagacaaaatgaaagaccaatctgcactcccatcttcatcctttgggcagccaaaacgtagagagagagaggagagggtttccaccatagttcaagcttccaagcttggaaaccttgcttatcttgcaccaaaaaccctagatcccttcaataaaaattatccccacaccttgtaggagtgtttggcagccaagaaaagccaagaaagtgaaggaattgcttgggaaaattctgctcaaaaagggttagtgcactaaacaatttcttttctttctttaatcttgtaagcatgctaaatcaagtagaaattgtgtgaaattaaaagaaaaacttgagtaaatgaaatctctaaatttggcagccatgagaaagtttaaggattgttggtttttgatgaaattaagtggcttaattatgttattgatgagtatagatgatggataaagtgatttggtataagtttgatgtgtgtatgccatgaattggaaattggagttagggtttgagcatgaaattgagactttgatcatgcaatggtgaaagtaagttttaacggtcaattagtgaccatttgcttctgtttaaataaaaaatgaagtgaattgtgtagtgggatttgagtgtGGTGTGgccgcccttggtgacctgcaggactaggcatgagtccagcaggtttaggcagcaataacttgaattgtagaggttcaattggtgcaaggccaattggacatgaaactagacacataatggcacaactttggtgaagaaaccatgcccagaaaaccaaatcaagtggaccaaaagtttgccttaatccgggtgacctgcagtctgcctgagcaaaatgaccaaataaacagtgtttggtcatttggccataactcagtgtagagaggtccaattgacctgaaattttaccaaaaacaagctgagatatagaccaacaactttcatgaagaacacaaatccaaattctgaccataacctagtcaaattgccaaccaaacttaggtcaccaactgcagaaccaaattgcccgtaaaactggtacagtcactCGGCcgattatggtaaaatgaccataacttgagctacaaaactccaaatggagtgattcaaaaaaagaaattcaactagacaaaataaggaacaactttcatattgatcatttttgtcaaattcccactgcaaaattgaccaatggaacagtaaacacaaggtatgaaaactgaaaattctgcccaattaacattaagcttggaaatggtattggcaaccaataccaacaaattttgaatgcaaaatgtggtatctttgagaacttaggttcaataaatttattatgtattaaaaagtcaacaaattgagtgaatagtaatgtgaatagtaatacaaagacacaaagtatgataactaaattggtagagaaaattaagatatgaaatttggaatctatgaaacattcatggattacttggaatagaaatagtaattcacctaaataacttaatgaacatttaagttatgtgagtatatagttaagattcattcccattactagtaggtctaataaaacataagtaataccacttgaatatgaaatgacattaacctagatggattgttgagtataaatgggataagGTTcatattaggatttatgtttccattacaaataagataataacaccttgtatgagttataaattcatataaatattgtaatgaataaatgaatcacatgaaaatatgaattgaacattagttttctttataagagaaaggaagaatgttttgagtacaatggtacatgaacaccattgttgtgaattgtgatcaatatgaatgatgtaaggaatatatgaatagtatgatgaatgtataaattatggaatttatcatcaaataataaagacataaaacacaatatattaatatttaatgatattatgtgcccttgtattgcctagacatgtgtgtcagattggatagtttggcatgccaatagggtattgttttagcagtactgcgaaaggctttatgcctgtatttatggctttgtgcccgtattcatggctttatgcccgcattcatggcattatgccaacactcatggcttttatgcccgattctgtgttatcatggctttttagccatactgactgcatacgtggttgacgttctgcgtcccatggtatgacggcccgaggcaccgcggtgtccagtgccaacgacccgttatccagtttagtcagcctgtcatagtttacttaggcagtgaaatttattgaaataagttaagaatattagcaattaaaaatattataaattaaataaaataaatgagtaggatgacctaaaataagttagaatagttatttattagaaagaatcgaaatgaactggaccgatgttaaaatttatttattatgaaataaactgagacaacctagaaagtattgagaaaatgctaaaagattagcaaagaaaattatagcatacataaatattacaaatgtgacttacataataatataagcataaatttattatttttatatcatttttctatgtacattattactgtacattggtgaaataaacacttccaaagaagactaaattaggataaaacatattaaattttagaaacagcatatgaagtataaataaatcttaattatttgaattatgttttatttctatctttatttgtatattattttcttgttatattattgcaccactaagcagcaatgcttagcgcgatggaattgtttccttcgcgtaggtactgaagctagaacccaatggacgtttaactaggaattttgggagtccagatctgcagagtgtcaaaggttgtcacctcctcagcaatgcatgtaactAGGTCTCATGTATAtcactttatgtattttgtatgttgtaattcatatgttgtaatgtaaattaagaatttttaagtaatattaatgtgatgtaaatttataaattgattatttcatatgtaattaaattgtatatcatgtaaattaatgatgattgaaaattatcatatatgagttgagaatgaatagaaatgaatatgaaattgaactatatagaggatattcgaattgatgagataattatgattagtatggataagatttcattgtgaaaatattattgaattttcaagcaggtgaataatgaaatgcgccaaatagaaataaagtaggggaaacttcgctggtttctccatagaaaaataattgatattaaattaaacgaattcaaaattactaaaataataaagtaagataagatagggtgttccggcaccgaatgtagcacactttgcttggctacactgtagtcgggtgaggggtgttacatataatgTCTGTT encodes:
- the LOC110667107 gene encoding uncharacterized protein LOC110667107; protein product: MIRGGKNYVSSPPAFSNDTKRLLVCSGNAVSIFSTATGLLITSLEGHTALVTAVVVAPATSSASKILCYCWTASLDGTIRYWDFSVPELIKTIDIKFPIYSMVIPSILSQPAENNEKPAKIFAYLSVEGTKEPEKQSKALCGQIRKCNLTDSRLVGGVTLAETKQPELITISSCGKYIGIRIKRKLHIWKVPSADSDRTMAKKITLRHTKNMTVTAFHPTQRILAAGDVTGRILIWRGYGNRTFAIGDGGRSVNNEEERPGVRGNDDADCCTTWHWHAAEVNTLFFSSDGAYLYSGGKEGVLVVWQLDTGKKKFLPRIGSPLLYFTDSPDPSLSSISCADNQIHLLKMPSMEILKSISGIKLPCSFPETYKGLCSGVAFDNNAGLIALRTENYSIQLYSLFDDRGISEVQVCERNHHPGDDVTVVVTLVTLSLDGSMMITTEVKLAEEGLGGLVCLKFWALGSDNRKFSLSTVVYEPHRDAGISSIAFHPTRCMAVSSSYGGDFKTWVCNNGIQRRDQVLTSSRWTCHAVASYKKKPMTAATFSYDGSVLAVAAETVITLWDPDKNVLVAVIGETLTPIVSLSFVGKSEYLVSASWGSKPQLSVWSLSKLSISWSYRLHVEAIASAADLSLFAALVFLPKSSKSSESNETIFRGRDGVILIFNAADPVPSATWLVNKAKGGALAFLQVNQSSVEENMFDGKPLGSLLAYINGDHEYILFEPHGKEANELGTIKQEAVPDLEEAGEAFCNFLVLCLC